One part of the Arabidopsis thaliana chromosome 4, partial sequence genome encodes these proteins:
- a CDS encoding ARM repeat superfamily protein, whose protein sequence is MFTAAASSSVGRWRTAFLSLRDEISTTPPPPVPLLLEDLLFSQSHSLISAVSHLPLHELTSDCLFLLDLVSKADGPDWIPVSRHTCQLIHDVCARLLFQLNSSSWPLLLHSFASVLEFLLRQPMPSSPYSAAYFSRIEPVIQCFETLRRLAPMHPENIHLVKFLVRVVPLLHQDLVLSYGFSNQDPSPTLLVEKKLPQQNRLWDSMALAFDMFGRAFSLSESLFPTDVSQCTLEVLRKVMDVLASKGQLVEDRFMWRYMPLVLWRLQFTPFFLGSIRLVALLASLRMFFCFGLTGPPQLSVSDVVHNDKHLNVKLSPLISGVSKNAKNTPYRPPHLRKRDDLNTRQPVSSSWRRLSAHDSGSSDVISSDSDFSDSDGSVPDSYFAQSSKVRIAAIVCIQDLCQADSKSFTTQWVTLFPTSDVLKPRKFEATLMTCLLFDPHLKVRIASASALATMMDGPSSIFLQVAEYKESTKYGSFMPLSNSLGLILMQLHTGILHLIHSDNHGRLLIQLFKILLLLISSTPYSRMPGELLPKVIMSLHARINEGFPFKNDKTGLLVAAIGCLSAAFSTFPPQMKVHNMLLDETSAGFNGCEWNSGVLSTLFRFAEQFSDASTCIEALQVLRAVALNYPTLVPAYWERVSILVYKLLQSAVVEDSPTTWKSSVRESVGYNGDKVLTAAIKVLDGCLRAISGFKGTEDLQYDRLMDTPFTSDCIRSIRISSAPSYGFDNTQEPIFQAGCDQWSEAIRKHIVLVLHHGSAVVRSTTVTCFAGITSSIFSAFNKQEKDFITSSIITAALHDKTPSVRSAACRAIGVISCFPETSLSAEIYEKFILAVEANTRDSLTSVRITASWALANLCDALRYRVDDRSFEGLKTTSQVVDALIECALRLTEDGDKVKSNAVRALGSISKYVKLRCMTSIKSVDQDVLPFPHQQSSNSHHLSCAVDTRWLERTVQAFLSCVTTGNVKVQWNVCHALSNLFSNETVKLQDMDWAPSVFSILLLLLRDASNFKIRIQAASALAVPATPLAYGRSFPDVVKGVEHTLQSLHSDRETTPANFKYKRSLENQVT, encoded by the exons ATGTTCACGGCGGCAGCTTCGTCAAGCGTGGGAAGGTGGCGGACGGCGTTTCTCTCTCTCAGGGACGAAATCTCAACCACTCCACCGCCGCCGGTTCCTCTGTTGCTCGAGGATCTACTCTTCTCTCAATCCCATTCCCTTATCTCTGCCGTCTCTCACCTCCCACTGCACGAGCTCACTTCCGATTGCTTGTTCCTGCTCGATTTGGTTTCCAAAGCTGATGGTCCTGACTGGATCCCTGTCTCTCGTCATACTTGTCAACTG ATTCACGATGTTTGTGCTCGTCTACTTTTCCAACTAAATTCTTCGTCATGGCCGCtccttcttcactcttttgCTTCTGTCTTGGAGTTTCTTCTTCGCCAACCCATGCCTTCTTCACCTTATTCCGCTGCCTATTTCTCCAGAATCGAACCTGTGATCCAATGCTTCGAGACTTTAAG ACGTTTGGCCCCTATGCATCCGGAGAACATTCATCTAGTCAAGTTTCTTGTGCGCGTAGTTCCTTTATTACACCAGGATTTAGTTTTATCCTATGGTTTCTCAAATCAAGACCCTTCTCCTACTTTACTTGTGGAAAAGAAACTGCCTCAACAGAATCGCTTATGGGATTCCATGGCTCTTGCCTTTGACATGTTTGGTAGAGCATTTTCTCTATCTGAGTCTTTGTTTCCTACTGACGTCTCCCAATGCACGCTAGAG GTTCTAAGGAAAGTAATGGACGTATTAGCATCTAAGGGCCAGCTTGTCGAAGACCGATTCATGTGGAGGTATATGCCTTTGGTTTTGTGGAGACTACAATTTACTCCTTTTTTTCTGGGTTCTATTAGACTTGTTGCCCTCTTAG CGTCATTGAGaatgtttttctgttttggacTTACTGGCCCACCTCAGTTATCAGTTTCTGATGTTGTTCACAACGATAAGCATTTGAATGTCAAGCTTTCTCCATTGATTTCTGGAGTAAGTAAGAATGCCAAGAATACTCCTTATAGGCCACCCCACTTGCGCAAGAGGGATGATTTGAACACTAGGCAGCCAGTGTCTTCAAGCTGGCGGCGCCTATCTGCTCATGATTCTGGTAGTTCTGATGTTATATCATCAGATTCCGATTTTAGTGACAGTGACGGCTCCGTACCGGATTCTTATTTTGCCCAAAGCTCCAAGGTTAGAATAGCTGCAATTGTTTGCATACAG GATCTTTGCCAGGCTGATTCAAAGTCATTTACCACTCAGTGGGTGACTCTCTTTCCAACAAGTGATGTACTCAAGCCAAG GAAGTTTGAAGCTACTCTAATGACCTGCTTGCTTTTTGATCCTCATTTGAAG GTAAGGATTGCATCTGCGTCAGCTCTTGCCACCATGATGGATGGGCCTTCATCTATTTTCCTTCAAGTGGCAGAGTACAAGGAATCTACTAAATATGGATCATTTATGCCCCTCTCCAATTCCCTTGGTCTAATATTAATGCAACTCCACACAG GCATTCTACATTTGATTCACAGTGATAATCATGGTAGATTGTTGATTCAGCTGTTCAAGATCCTCTTGCTTCTAATATCAAGCACACC TTACTCGAGAATGCCGGGAGAATTGCTGCCAAAAGTTATAATGTCTCTGCATGCTAGGATTAATGAGGGCTTTCCtttcaaaaatgataaaactgGTCTGCTG GTTGCCGCAATAGGTTGCCTGTCAGCTGCATTTTCCACCTTTCCTCCTCAAATGAAAGTGCATAATATGCTTTTGGATGAGACATCAGCAG GATTCAATGGATGTGAATGGAATTCAGGAGTTCTTTCTACTTTATTTCGTTTTGCTGAGCAATTTTCTGACGCATCAACATGCATTGAGGCTCTTCAG GTCCTCCGAGCTGTGGCTCTCAATTATCCAACCTTAGTGCCAGCATATTGGGAAAGGGTCTCTATCCTCGTGTATAAACTTTTGCAGTCTGCTGTTGTTGAAGATTCTCCAACGACATGGAAGTCTTCGGTTAGAGAGTCTGTTGGATATAATGGGGATAAAGTCCTTACAGCTGCTATTAAG GTTTTGGATGGATGCCTTCGCGCAATATCTGGATTTAAGGGAACCGAAGATCTTCAGTATGATAGATTAATGGATACACCATTTACATCTGACTGCATAAGGTCAATAAGAATCTCATCTGCACCATCATATGGATTTGATAATACCCAAGAGCCAATCTTTCAGGCAGGATGTGACCAATGGTCTGAGGCTATTCGTAAACATATAGTTCTGGTGTTACACCATGGTTCTGCAGTG GTGAGGAGCACTACAGTTACTTGCTTTGCTGGTATTACATCCTCCATATTTTCCGCTTTCAATAAGCAGGAAAAGGACTTTATTACTTCATCAATT ATAACCGCTGCATTGCATGACAAAACACCTTCAGTCAGATCAGCAGCTTGCCGAGCGATTGGTGTTATTTCATGTTTTCCAGAAACTTCTTTAAG TGCGGagatatatgaaaaatttatCTTAGCTGTTGAAGCGAATACCCGGGACTCCTTGACCTCG GTGCGTATAACAGCATCATGGGCTTTGGCCAATCTATGCGATGCTCTGCGATACCGCGTTGATGATAGGTCCTTTGAAG GATTGAAGACAACTTCACAAGTTGTGGATGCACTAATAGAATGTGCTTTGCGCCTAACTGAGGATGGGGACAAG GTTAAATCCAATGCAGTTCGGGCACTGGGGAGTAtttcaaaatatgtaaaattgaGATGCATGACAAGTATAAAGTCAGTGGACCAAGATGTGTTACCTTTTCCCCATCAACAGTCATCAAATTCTCACCATCTATCCTGCGCGGTAGATACAAGGTGGTTGGAGAGAACCGTGCAAGCATTTCTTTCCTGTGTTACTACTGGTAATGTTAAG GTTCAATGGAATGTTTGTCATGCGTTGAGCAATTTATTCTCCAATGAGACAGTAAAACTGCAAGATATGGATTG ggCTCCAAGTGTTTTTAGTATCTTACTATTGCTACTTCGTGATGCATCAAACTTTAAGATAAGAATACAAGCTGCTTCCGCTTTAGCTGTCCCAGCAACCCCACTTG CTTATGGGAGATCATTCCCTGATGTTGTCAAAGGTGTAGAGCATACTTTACAAAGTCTCCATTCTGACAGAGAGACGACTCCAgcaaatttcaaatataagaGGTCGCTTGAGAATCAGGTAACATGA
- a CDS encoding ARM repeat superfamily protein (ARM repeat superfamily protein; INVOLVED IN: biological_process unknown; LOCATED IN: plasma membrane; EXPRESSED IN: 23 plant structures; EXPRESSED DURING: 13 growth stages; Has 30201 Blast hits to 17322 proteins in 780 species: Archae - 12; Bacteria - 1396; Metazoa - 17338; Fungi - 3422; Plants - 5037; Viruses - 0; Other Eukaryotes - 2996 (source: NCBI BLink).), protein MFTAAASSSVGRWRTAFLSLRDEISTTPPPPVPLLLEDLLFSQSHSLISAVSHLPLHELTSDCLFLLDLVSKADGPDWIPVSRHTCQLIHDVCARLLFQLNSSSWPLLLHSFASVLEFLLRQPMPSSPYSAAYFSRIEPVIQCFETLRRLAPMHPENIHLVKFLVRVVPLLHQDLVLSYGFSNQDPSPTLLVEKKLPQQNRLWDSMALAFDMFGRAFSLSESLFPTDVSQCTLEVLRKVMDVLASKGQLVEDRFMWSFYSCLLGCVHEVLTNIKCPVSDHVLSFIASLRMFFCFGLTGPPQLSVSDVVHNDKHLNVKLSPLISGVSKNAKNTPYRPPHLRKRDDLNTRQPVSSSWRRLSAHDSGSSDVISSDSDFSDSDGSVPDSYFAQSSKVRIAAIVCIQDLCQADSKSFTTQWVTLFPTSDVLKPRKFEATLMTCLLFDPHLKSTRNLLNMDHLCPSPIPLV, encoded by the exons ATGTTCACGGCGGCAGCTTCGTCAAGCGTGGGAAGGTGGCGGACGGCGTTTCTCTCTCTCAGGGACGAAATCTCAACCACTCCACCGCCGCCGGTTCCTCTGTTGCTCGAGGATCTACTCTTCTCTCAATCCCATTCCCTTATCTCTGCCGTCTCTCACCTCCCACTGCACGAGCTCACTTCCGATTGCTTGTTCCTGCTCGATTTGGTTTCCAAAGCTGATGGTCCTGACTGGATCCCTGTCTCTCGTCATACTTGTCAACTG ATTCACGATGTTTGTGCTCGTCTACTTTTCCAACTAAATTCTTCGTCATGGCCGCtccttcttcactcttttgCTTCTGTCTTGGAGTTTCTTCTTCGCCAACCCATGCCTTCTTCACCTTATTCCGCTGCCTATTTCTCCAGAATCGAACCTGTGATCCAATGCTTCGAGACTTTAAG ACGTTTGGCCCCTATGCATCCGGAGAACATTCATCTAGTCAAGTTTCTTGTGCGCGTAGTTCCTTTATTACACCAGGATTTAGTTTTATCCTATGGTTTCTCAAATCAAGACCCTTCTCCTACTTTACTTGTGGAAAAGAAACTGCCTCAACAGAATCGCTTATGGGATTCCATGGCTCTTGCCTTTGACATGTTTGGTAGAGCATTTTCTCTATCTGAGTCTTTGTTTCCTACTGACGTCTCCCAATGCACGCTAGAG GTTCTAAGGAAAGTAATGGACGTATTAGCATCTAAGGGCCAGCTTGTCGAAGACCGATTCATGTGGAG CTTTTATTCATGCCTTCTAGGCTGTGTGCACGAGGTCCTTACAAATATCAAATGTCCTGTTTCTGATCAC GTCTTAAGTTTCATAGCGTCATTGAGaatgtttttctgttttggacTTACTGGCCCACCTCAGTTATCAGTTTCTGATGTTGTTCACAACGATAAGCATTTGAATGTCAAGCTTTCTCCATTGATTTCTGGAGTAAGTAAGAATGCCAAGAATACTCCTTATAGGCCACCCCACTTGCGCAAGAGGGATGATTTGAACACTAGGCAGCCAGTGTCTTCAAGCTGGCGGCGCCTATCTGCTCATGATTCTGGTAGTTCTGATGTTATATCATCAGATTCCGATTTTAGTGACAGTGACGGCTCCGTACCGGATTCTTATTTTGCCCAAAGCTCCAAGGTTAGAATAGCTGCAATTGTTTGCATACAG GATCTTTGCCAGGCTGATTCAAAGTCATTTACCACTCAGTGGGTGACTCTCTTTCCAACAAGTGATGTACTCAAGCCAAG GAAGTTTGAAGCTACTCTAATGACCTGCTTGCTTTTTGATCCTCATTTGAAG AGTACAAGGAATCTACTAAATATGGATCATTTATGCCCCTCTCCAATTCCCTTGGTCTAA
- a CDS encoding ARM repeat superfamily protein has protein sequence MFTAAASSSVGRWRTAFLSLRDEISTTPPPPVPLLLEDLLFSQSHSLISAVSHLPLHELTSDCLFLLDLVSKADGPDWIPVSRHTCQLIHDVCARLLFQLNSSSWPLLLHSFASVLEFLLRQPMPSSPYSAAYFSRIEPVIQCFETLRRLAPMHPENIHLVKFLVRVVPLLHQDLVLSYGFSNQDPSPTLLVEKKLPQQNRLWDSMALAFDMFGRAFSLSESLFPTDVSQCTLEVLRKVMDVLASKGQLVEDRFMWSFYSCLLGCVHEVLTNIKCPVSDHVLSFIASLRMFFCFGLTGPPQLSVSDVVHNDKHLNVKLSPLISGVSKNAKNTPYRPPHLRKRDDLNTRQPVSSSWRRLSAHDSGSSDVISSDSDFSDSDGSVPDSYFAQSSKVRIAAIVCIQDLCQADSKSFTTQWVTLFPTSDVLKPRKFEATLMTCLLFDPHLKVRIASASALATMMDGPSSIFLQVAEYKESTKYGSFMPLSNSLGLILMQLHTGILHLIHSDNHGRLLIQLFKILLLLISSTPYSRMPGELLPKVIMSLHARINEGFPFKNDKTGLLVAAIGCLSAAFSTFPPQMKVHNMLLDETSAGFNGCEWNSGVLSTLFRFAEQFSDASTCIEALQVLRAVALNYPTLVPAYWERVSILVYKLLQSAVVEDSPTTWKSSVRESVGYNGDKVLTAAIKVLDGCLRAISGFKGTEDLQYDRLMDTPFTSDCIRSIRISSAPSYGFDNTQEPIFQAGCDQWSEAIRKHIVLVLHHGSAVVRSTTVTCFAGITSSIFSAFNKQEKDFITSSIITAALHDKTPSVRSAACRAIGVISCFPETSLSAEIYEKFILAVEANTRDSLTSVRITASWALANLCDALRYRVDDRSFEGLKTTSQVVDALIECALRLTEDGDKVKSNAVRALGSISKYVKLRCMTSIKSVDQDVLPFPHQQSSNSHHLSCAVDTRWLERTVQAFLSCVTTGNVKVQWNVCHALSNLFSNETVKLQDMDWAPSVFSILLLLLRDASNFKIRIQAASALAVPATPLAYGRSFPDVVKGVEHTLQSLHSDRETTPANFKYKRSLENQLTSTMLHLLSLVSSCHFEALSEFLIRKASFLEEWLRGLCVTLKEEDNVSGSSGTSTSGGKQKKELISRAIRSLARSLRAGHSSEMAQKLQELDSNVN, from the exons ATGTTCACGGCGGCAGCTTCGTCAAGCGTGGGAAGGTGGCGGACGGCGTTTCTCTCTCTCAGGGACGAAATCTCAACCACTCCACCGCCGCCGGTTCCTCTGTTGCTCGAGGATCTACTCTTCTCTCAATCCCATTCCCTTATCTCTGCCGTCTCTCACCTCCCACTGCACGAGCTCACTTCCGATTGCTTGTTCCTGCTCGATTTGGTTTCCAAAGCTGATGGTCCTGACTGGATCCCTGTCTCTCGTCATACTTGTCAACTG ATTCACGATGTTTGTGCTCGTCTACTTTTCCAACTAAATTCTTCGTCATGGCCGCtccttcttcactcttttgCTTCTGTCTTGGAGTTTCTTCTTCGCCAACCCATGCCTTCTTCACCTTATTCCGCTGCCTATTTCTCCAGAATCGAACCTGTGATCCAATGCTTCGAGACTTTAAG ACGTTTGGCCCCTATGCATCCGGAGAACATTCATCTAGTCAAGTTTCTTGTGCGCGTAGTTCCTTTATTACACCAGGATTTAGTTTTATCCTATGGTTTCTCAAATCAAGACCCTTCTCCTACTTTACTTGTGGAAAAGAAACTGCCTCAACAGAATCGCTTATGGGATTCCATGGCTCTTGCCTTTGACATGTTTGGTAGAGCATTTTCTCTATCTGAGTCTTTGTTTCCTACTGACGTCTCCCAATGCACGCTAGAG GTTCTAAGGAAAGTAATGGACGTATTAGCATCTAAGGGCCAGCTTGTCGAAGACCGATTCATGTGGAG CTTTTATTCATGCCTTCTAGGCTGTGTGCACGAGGTCCTTACAAATATCAAATGTCCTGTTTCTGATCAC GTCTTAAGTTTCATAGCGTCATTGAGaatgtttttctgttttggacTTACTGGCCCACCTCAGTTATCAGTTTCTGATGTTGTTCACAACGATAAGCATTTGAATGTCAAGCTTTCTCCATTGATTTCTGGAGTAAGTAAGAATGCCAAGAATACTCCTTATAGGCCACCCCACTTGCGCAAGAGGGATGATTTGAACACTAGGCAGCCAGTGTCTTCAAGCTGGCGGCGCCTATCTGCTCATGATTCTGGTAGTTCTGATGTTATATCATCAGATTCCGATTTTAGTGACAGTGACGGCTCCGTACCGGATTCTTATTTTGCCCAAAGCTCCAAGGTTAGAATAGCTGCAATTGTTTGCATACAG GATCTTTGCCAGGCTGATTCAAAGTCATTTACCACTCAGTGGGTGACTCTCTTTCCAACAAGTGATGTACTCAAGCCAAG GAAGTTTGAAGCTACTCTAATGACCTGCTTGCTTTTTGATCCTCATTTGAAG GTAAGGATTGCATCTGCGTCAGCTCTTGCCACCATGATGGATGGGCCTTCATCTATTTTCCTTCAAGTGGCAGAGTACAAGGAATCTACTAAATATGGATCATTTATGCCCCTCTCCAATTCCCTTGGTCTAATATTAATGCAACTCCACACAG GCATTCTACATTTGATTCACAGTGATAATCATGGTAGATTGTTGATTCAGCTGTTCAAGATCCTCTTGCTTCTAATATCAAGCACACC TTACTCGAGAATGCCGGGAGAATTGCTGCCAAAAGTTATAATGTCTCTGCATGCTAGGATTAATGAGGGCTTTCCtttcaaaaatgataaaactgGTCTGCTG GTTGCCGCAATAGGTTGCCTGTCAGCTGCATTTTCCACCTTTCCTCCTCAAATGAAAGTGCATAATATGCTTTTGGATGAGACATCAGCAG GATTCAATGGATGTGAATGGAATTCAGGAGTTCTTTCTACTTTATTTCGTTTTGCTGAGCAATTTTCTGACGCATCAACATGCATTGAGGCTCTTCAG GTCCTCCGAGCTGTGGCTCTCAATTATCCAACCTTAGTGCCAGCATATTGGGAAAGGGTCTCTATCCTCGTGTATAAACTTTTGCAGTCTGCTGTTGTTGAAGATTCTCCAACGACATGGAAGTCTTCGGTTAGAGAGTCTGTTGGATATAATGGGGATAAAGTCCTTACAGCTGCTATTAAG GTTTTGGATGGATGCCTTCGCGCAATATCTGGATTTAAGGGAACCGAAGATCTTCAGTATGATAGATTAATGGATACACCATTTACATCTGACTGCATAAGGTCAATAAGAATCTCATCTGCACCATCATATGGATTTGATAATACCCAAGAGCCAATCTTTCAGGCAGGATGTGACCAATGGTCTGAGGCTATTCGTAAACATATAGTTCTGGTGTTACACCATGGTTCTGCAGTG GTGAGGAGCACTACAGTTACTTGCTTTGCTGGTATTACATCCTCCATATTTTCCGCTTTCAATAAGCAGGAAAAGGACTTTATTACTTCATCAATT ATAACCGCTGCATTGCATGACAAAACACCTTCAGTCAGATCAGCAGCTTGCCGAGCGATTGGTGTTATTTCATGTTTTCCAGAAACTTCTTTAAG TGCGGagatatatgaaaaatttatCTTAGCTGTTGAAGCGAATACCCGGGACTCCTTGACCTCG GTGCGTATAACAGCATCATGGGCTTTGGCCAATCTATGCGATGCTCTGCGATACCGCGTTGATGATAGGTCCTTTGAAG GATTGAAGACAACTTCACAAGTTGTGGATGCACTAATAGAATGTGCTTTGCGCCTAACTGAGGATGGGGACAAG GTTAAATCCAATGCAGTTCGGGCACTGGGGAGTAtttcaaaatatgtaaaattgaGATGCATGACAAGTATAAAGTCAGTGGACCAAGATGTGTTACCTTTTCCCCATCAACAGTCATCAAATTCTCACCATCTATCCTGCGCGGTAGATACAAGGTGGTTGGAGAGAACCGTGCAAGCATTTCTTTCCTGTGTTACTACTGGTAATGTTAAG GTTCAATGGAATGTTTGTCATGCGTTGAGCAATTTATTCTCCAATGAGACAGTAAAACTGCAAGATATGGATTG ggCTCCAAGTGTTTTTAGTATCTTACTATTGCTACTTCGTGATGCATCAAACTTTAAGATAAGAATACAAGCTGCTTCCGCTTTAGCTGTCCCAGCAACCCCACTTG CTTATGGGAGATCATTCCCTGATGTTGTCAAAGGTGTAGAGCATACTTTACAAAGTCTCCATTCTGACAGAGAGACGACTCCAgcaaatttcaaatataagaGGTCGCTTGAGAATCAG TTAACGTCAACCATGCTGCATCTCCTGAGCCTAGTTTCAAGCTGTCATTTCGAAGCGTTGTCAGAATTTCTTATAAGA AAAGCCTCATTTCTAGAGGAGTGGTTGAGAGGATTGTGTGTGACATtgaaagaggaagataatGTTTCTGGATCAAGCGGCACAAGCACTTCGGGTGGGAAGCAGAAGAAAGAGTTGATCTCTAGAGCTATACGGTCGCTTGCCAGAAGTTTGCGGGCTGGACATAGCTCTGAAATGGCTCAAAAGTTGCAGGAGTTAGATAGCAATGTGAATTGA